TAAGCAGCGCGGCCGGGACGAGAGGGTGGTGGCGGAAGTGAGCGAGCGACTCATGTCCGCGATGCCAGCGGCGCCCGTTGCGAGCGGAACGACACACTACATCCCGTTCGCGAACGGCACCCTGATCGCAATCGACGCGACGGGCGGGAACCTGTCCGGCGGGGTCTCGCCCCGGTGGCGCTCCGACCCCGGTGGGCTCAACAACCACTCCCCGTTCGTCACGAAGACGCACCTCTACGCGGCCGGCGACAACACCGGCGTCGTGTGTCTGAACCGCGCCACCGGTGACATCGTTTGGCGCTCGGACAACAGTGCGGACCGGGTCATCGGGGCGAACGAGGAACTCGTTTACATCCGCGACCGCCAGGGCCGGTTCCTCGTGTACGACGCGAAGCGCCCCACCGACCCGGCGCGCCAGAAGTCGGCACCGCTCGGTTCGGCCAACTTCAGCGATTTCAACATCAACGTCGTGAACACCGCGTCGGACCGCGTGTACCTCGCCGCCGACAACGGGCTGATCGTGTGCCTCCGGGACGCGGCCGCCAAGTATGCCAAGCCGGTGACCATCTGGCCGCCCCCCGAGGTGAACCGGATCAACGTGATCGGCGTGGACACGCAACCCGGCAAGGGCGGTATGGGTAACGAACCGAAGAAGGATACGGAGCCGAAAAAGGAGCCGGCACCGAAGAGCGATTCGGAACCGAAGAAAGATCCTGGGGCCAAGAGCGATTCGGAACCGAAGAAACAGTAAACACTGGGTGTATTTCTCCACCCGCTCGTTAACACTCGCGGTTCGCCCAGAAATTTCCGGACGAACCGCGAACCACCTCAACTGCCCACATTTTTTGCTCGGCGCAAGAACCGGATAGTTCCCCTCTCGCACACCGCGGTATCGTAAGCACGGAGGTACCGCGATGCCGACCGTCGCCGATCCCGATACCGTTTCGCTCGTCGCCGATCTGTGCGACTACATTCGCGCGAATCTCGAAACGCCGCTAACGCTCTCCCATCTGGGGAAGCAAGCCGGTTTCAGCCCCGCGCACCTCCAACGGGTGTTCAAACGGGTCGTCGGCCTCAGCCCGCGCCGGTTCGCGGACGCCTGCCGGCTCGACCGACTCAAAACGAAACTCAAGGGAGGGGATACCGTGACGACCGCCATGACCGCGGCCGGGTACGGGTCCAGCAGCCGGCTCTACGAGCGCGCTGCGGACCAACTCGGCATGACCCCGGGCCAGTACCAGAAGGGCGGCCCGGTCACAATCCGGTTCACCACGGCGAAGTGCGACCTGGGTTGGGTGCTTCTGGCCGCAACGGAGAAGGGGATCTGCTGGCTGAGTTTCGCGGACAGTGTTGTGCAGGCCGAAACCGCACTCCGGGCCGAGTTCCCCGCCGCGGCCGTTGACCGTAACGACGGCGAACTGGAGCCGTGGCTCACGGAACTGCAACGGCACCTCGCCGGCGACCAACCGCACATCGAGTTGCCGCTCGACGTGCGCGCGACCGCGTTCCAGCGGCGCGTGTGGGACGCGCTGCTCGCGATTCCTTACGGCGAAACGCGGAGCTACCGCGAAGTGGCCGAGGCGATCGGAGCCCCGACCGCGGCGCGGGCCGTGGCCCGCGCATGTGCGACCAACCCGGTCGCAGTGATCGTGCCGTGCCACCGCGTCATCGGCACCGACGGCAAGCTCCACGGCTATGCCGGCGGCGTCCACCGCAAGAAGAAACTGCTCGCGACCGAGCAGAAGAACTAACTGCATCCGGGTGGCCGCGGGCCGCGTCACTTCAGCGTTTTCGCGGTTCCCACGCCGTAGTCGTCTTCCGGGTTGCGGATGACGGTGTGGATGTGATCGGTACCGCCCTGCGGAGCGTACTCGATCACCACGTTCGGCCCCTGGACCCGGAAATAGGCGGCCTTACCCTTCTCGGTCGGGCCGCTCCACGCGAAGTGCGTATCGCCGATCTTCTCCTTGATCGCCGCCATTCGCGCCGCGGCCGCGTCGGGTTCCACGATGTTGACCCACGCGCCGATCACGTCCAGGAGTAGTGCTTGCTGATCGGCGGTGAGCGCGGAGCCTTTAATCCCCTTCGGCTCGATCGTCTTGCCGTCGCGCCCCGGTCCCAGGAGGAGTTCCTGTTGGGACCGCGCGCCGATAATTGCCTCCGCGCGCTGCTTTTCGTTCAGGGCCGCCATCAGTTTGAACGCCGCGTCGCTCTCGGCGCCGAGCGGTCGCACCTCTTTGTCGTCTCGCTTAAATAGAGCCGGTTGTGCCCCCGTGTGCGTCGGGGTGAGCACGAAGTGCTTGCCGATCACGGTCACGTTGATGCCCAGGTGGTGCCCACCGAACTGCACCATCCACGGCTTCGTTTCGGACGGCGTGCCGAAGATCGCCAGGTAATACAGATCCTTTCCGAACAGTGGCCCCTTTCCGCCGCCCTTGCCGCCTTTGCCCGCGTTGTCGAGCAGTTTCTGGTCGCCGTCCATGATGTCGATGACCTTCTGGTACCCGTCTTTGCTGAGAACCGACGCGACCACGCTCATCGCCTTGTTCCGCTGTTCTTTCGTCAAGTCGCCGAGCGGAACGCCGTTCCGCGGGACGAAGCTCGTTGGGAGGTTGGACCAGTTGGGCTTCTTGTCGCTGCTGTATTCGAGTTGCGCCTTTTCCCGCAGTTTGGCGTCGAGAGCGTCGAGGAACGCATTCGCCGCTTCAACCGCACGCGGAGCGGGCGCTGCGGGCTTTTGCTCGCGCGATTCTTCGGCCGCCAGGTCCGGCACCGGCGGGAGCGAATCGCGCGAGGTGTAGAGCGTCAGCCCGATGAGCAGCGCCGCGCTAAACACCGCGAGCAACTTCGCGCCGCTGCGCCCGGTCGAAGGCGGAACCGTCCGGATCGAGCCGTTCATTGGCTACTCCTGTTGAGGGCGAACCCGAACCTCGGCACATTCTAAGCGCTGCGGCGCGGTGGTGCCGCGCACCATCTCTAAACGGATTGGAGGGCGTTCGACGACTCAACCTCAGCGTCTGGTGCTGTGAGGGCAGACGAGGATCGCTGATCGACGAACCACTGGATGGCGAAGTAAAACACGGGCGTGAGGAAGATACCGAACGCGGTCACTCCGATCATCCCCGCGAACACCGCGGTACCCAACGCTCGCCGCATTTCGGCACCAGCGCCCTCGGCCACCAGCAGCGGAGCCACCCCCAGGATGAACGCGATCGAGGTCATCACGATCGGCCGCAACCGCAGTTGGCACGCCGCCAGAGTCGCGGCCCGACGGTCCAGTCCTTCTTCGCGCTTTTGCTTGGCGAACTCGATGATGAGGATCGCGTTCTTACACGCCAGCCCGATGAGCACGACGAACCCGATCTGCGTGAAGATGTTCATGTCCAGCCGGGCCATGAGCACGCCGACGAGGGCACACAGCAAACACATCGGTACGACCAGGATGACGGCGAGCGGCAGCGCCCAACTCTCGTACTGAGCGGCCAGCACCAGGAACACCAGAACGACCGCGAGCAGGAACACCCACATGGCCGTGTCGCCGGCCTGGAGTTGGAGCAGTGCCAGTTCGGTCCACTCGGCGCGCATGGTCGGCGGCAATTTGCTGCGTGCGGTTCCGCCGAGTCGAGTGAGTGCCTCGCCGGAACTGCTCCCCGGGGCCGCGTCCGCGTTGATCGCTGCCGACTGGTACATGTTGTACCGCATCACCAGGACCGGACCGCTCGTCGGTCGAACGGACGCCAGCGACCCGAGCGGCACCATCCCGCCGCCCGCTCCGCGCACCTTTAATTGACCGATCGCCGCGGCGTCCTGGCGGTACAAGTCCCGCGCCTGCACGTTTACCTTCCACGTGCGCCCGAACCGGTTGAAGTCGTTCACGTAGTACGGCCCGAGACTCGCTTCGATCGTGGTCCGGATGGAGTCGATGGACACCCCGCGGTCCTTGGCTTGCGCCCGGTCGATCACCAGTTCCAGCCACGGAACGTCGGCCCGGAAGCTCGTCGACACTCGTTGCAGGGCCGGGTCAGCCGATGCCGAAGTGACCACCCGGTCGGCCGCGGTCTGGAGGTCGACCAACTCACCAGCCGATCGGTCTTCGACGATGATCTTGAAGCCGCCCGCTGTGCCCAAGCCCTCGACCGGCGGCGCCCCGAACACGGCCACCACCGCGTCCGGCACTTCGGCCCGGAGCCGCTCCTGGAGCGCGGACACGATCGCGTCGGCCGATAGGTCGGGCGCGCGCCGTTGGTCGAACGGGTCGAGCATCAGGTACAGCGAGCCGAAGTTCGGCGCCGCCGCGTTCTGAAGAAGGGATTGCCCGGACACCGCGATCGCGTCCTTCACCCCGGGGGCGCTGCGTGCGGCCGATTCGACGCGGCGGACCACTTCGGCCGTTCGTTGTGCGGACGACGCATCCGGGAGCCGGATGTCGACCAGTAGGTAGCCCTTGTCTTGAGCCGGGATGAACCCGGTTGGAGTGCGCGTGAAGGTCGTGTACGTCAGTCCGAGTAGACCGCCGTAAACGAGTAGCACGATCGGAGTGACGCGCAGTAACCCGGCCACGATCCGCGTGTACCAGTTGGTGCCTCGGTCGAACCAGTGATTGAACGCTCCAAACGACCAGCCCAACAGTGCATCCACCGGACGAGCCAGGAGTCGGCCCACGATCGCACCGGCCAGCGCGCCGACCGCGAGCCAACTCCACGCGGGCACCGCCATCCCGACCAATTCGCCAACAGCAACGGGCCACCGCATGGCGGTGGCGACACCAAGTCCCGCTCCCAGGGCCAAATACCCGATTCGTGGTAGGGCTTCCGCTCGGTGGCCCCGCTGGGGGCGGAGCAGGATCGCGGCGAGCGCCGGGCTGAGCGTGAGCGAGTTGAACGCGGACAGCAGTGTGCTGACGGCGATCGTCACCGCGAACTGGCGGAAAAACTGCCCGGTCACGCCCCCGAGGAACGCACACGGGATGAACACTGCGGACAGCACCAACCCGACCGCCACGACGGGGCCGCTCACTTCGTTCATGGCTCGCGCGGCCGCGTCGCGTGGCGTCATGCCGTGGTCCACGTGGTGCTGGACGGCCTCGACCACGACGATGGCATCGTCGACCACGATCCCGATCGCGAGTACCAGCCCGAACAGCGTCAGTGTGTTCAGACTGAACCCCGCGCAGGTTAGAGCTGCGAACGTGCCGATGACCGCGACCGGGACCGCGGCGAGCGGAATGATGGCCGCGCGCCACGACTGCAGGAAAAGCAGTACGACCGCCGCGACCAGTACCACAGCTTCGATCAAGGTGCGGAACACTTCGCGAATCGATTCGTTGATGAACGGTGTGGTGTCGTACACGATCGCGTAGTCGATCCCGGCCGGGAAGTGCTCGCGTAATTCCTCCATCTTCGCCTTCACGCGGCCGGATACTTCCAGCGCGTTTGATCCGGGAAGTTGGTACACGGAAAGGGCCACCGACGGGCGCCCGTTGAGAGTGCAGCTCTGGTCGTAAGACAGTGCCCCCAACTCGATCCGGGCCACGTCCCGCATGTAGACGAGCGTACCGTCTAGCCCGCGCTTGAGCACGATTTCCCCGAACTGCTCGGGCGTTTCCAATCGCCCCAGCGTGGTCATGGTGTACTGGAACACTTGCCCGGACGGAGTTGGTTGCTGGCCGATCTGCCCGGCCGCCACCTGAATGTTTTGTTCATTGACCGCCGCGATCACATCTTGAGGCGTCAACCCGACCGCCTGGAGCTTCTGCGGGTCGAGCCATAGCCGCATGCTGTAGTCGCGCTGTCCCAGGTAGGTCACGTCCCCGACCCCGGGAATCCGTTTCAGCCCGTCGGCGATCTGGATGGTCGCGTAGTTGCTCAAGAACAAGTTGGTCGCGGCCGGGTCGCCGCTCTGTTCCGTCGTGAACAAGTTGACCATCATCAGGATGTTCGGTGACTTCTTCTT
This region of Gemmata massiliana genomic DNA includes:
- a CDS encoding bifunctional transcriptional activator/DNA repair enzyme AdaA, whose translation is MPTVADPDTVSLVADLCDYIRANLETPLTLSHLGKQAGFSPAHLQRVFKRVVGLSPRRFADACRLDRLKTKLKGGDTVTTAMTAAGYGSSSRLYERAADQLGMTPGQYQKGGPVTIRFTTAKCDLGWVLLAATEKGICWLSFADSVVQAETALRAEFPAAAVDRNDGELEPWLTELQRHLAGDQPHIELPLDVRATAFQRRVWDALLAIPYGETRSYREVAEAIGAPTAARAVARACATNPVAVIVPCHRVIGTDGKLHGYAGGVHRKKKLLATEQKN
- a CDS encoding DUF3500 domain-containing protein, producing the protein MNGSIRTVPPSTGRSGAKLLAVFSAALLIGLTLYTSRDSLPPVPDLAAEESREQKPAAPAPRAVEAANAFLDALDAKLREKAQLEYSSDKKPNWSNLPTSFVPRNGVPLGDLTKEQRNKAMSVVASVLSKDGYQKVIDIMDGDQKLLDNAGKGGKGGGKGPLFGKDLYYLAIFGTPSETKPWMVQFGGHHLGINVTVIGKHFVLTPTHTGAQPALFKRDDKEVRPLGAESDAAFKLMAALNEKQRAEAIIGARSQQELLLGPGRDGKTIEPKGIKGSALTADQQALLLDVIGAWVNIVEPDAAAARMAAIKEKIGDTHFAWSGPTEKGKAAYFRVQGPNVVIEYAPQGGTDHIHTVIRNPEDDYGVGTAKTLK
- a CDS encoding efflux RND transporter permease subunit, whose product is MSHFFIGRPIFAAVLSIAIVLTGGIALSTLPVAQYPEIAPPTVEVSAVYPGANARVVADTVASPIEQQVNGVEKMLYMSSQCTNDGVYTLTATFEPGADLNIAQVLVQNRVSMAEPVLPDLVRRRGISVKKKSPNILMMVNLFTTEQSGDPAATNLFLSNYATIQIADGLKRIPGVGDVTYLGQRDYSMRLWLDPQKLQAVGLTPQDVIAAVNEQNIQVAAGQIGQQPTPSGQVFQYTMTTLGRLETPEQFGEIVLKRGLDGTLVYMRDVARIELGALSYDQSCTLNGRPSVALSVYQLPGSNALEVSGRVKAKMEELREHFPAGIDYAIVYDTTPFINESIREVFRTLIEAVVLVAAVVLLFLQSWRAAIIPLAAVPVAVIGTFAALTCAGFSLNTLTLFGLVLAIGIVVDDAIVVVEAVQHHVDHGMTPRDAAARAMNEVSGPVVAVGLVLSAVFIPCAFLGGVTGQFFRQFAVTIAVSTLLSAFNSLTLSPALAAILLRPQRGHRAEALPRIGYLALGAGLGVATAMRWPVAVGELVGMAVPAWSWLAVGALAGAIVGRLLARPVDALLGWSFGAFNHWFDRGTNWYTRIVAGLLRVTPIVLLVYGGLLGLTYTTFTRTPTGFIPAQDKGYLLVDIRLPDASSAQRTAEVVRRVESAARSAPGVKDAIAVSGQSLLQNAAAPNFGSLYLMLDPFDQRRAPDLSADAIVSALQERLRAEVPDAVVAVFGAPPVEGLGTAGGFKIIVEDRSAGELVDLQTAADRVVTSASADPALQRVSTSFRADVPWLELVIDRAQAKDRGVSIDSIRTTIEASLGPYYVNDFNRFGRTWKVNVQARDLYRQDAAAIGQLKVRGAGGGMVPLGSLASVRPTSGPVLVMRYNMYQSAAINADAAPGSSSGEALTRLGGTARSKLPPTMRAEWTELALLQLQAGDTAMWVFLLAVVLVFLVLAAQYESWALPLAVILVVPMCLLCALVGVLMARLDMNIFTQIGFVVLIGLACKNAILIIEFAKQKREEGLDRRAATLAACQLRLRPIVMTSIAFILGVAPLLVAEGAGAEMRRALGTAVFAGMIGVTAFGIFLTPVFYFAIQWFVDQRSSSALTAPDAEVESSNALQSV